From the genome of Numenius arquata chromosome 9, bNumArq3.hap1.1, whole genome shotgun sequence:
GTCGGTGGAAGTGGGTAGATACCTTCAGCCCATGGCTCCAACCAGCCCCACTCTGGAGGGCACGGTGACGCTGGGCTGGAACCATCCTCCCACTGCTTGTTTGTGGCCACGCGATGATTCCTCACCCTGAAAGTCAGGCCAGGGACTGGGCCCCCCTTCGCCAGCCGCTGGCCTGAACTGTGTGTGAACTGTGACCCCCAGCTGAACACGCTCTGTCCTAATCACCACAGCACTGAGCTGCCCCCACAGACCTCCTTCGCAGAAACTCTCTGAAATATAATTGGGCCATTTACTGAATTTTGTCTGGATAGGCAAGACACTGAAGAGGCATTTGCTTTGTGAGTCCCTCATACTCTAATTATTGTTCAAGTTGCCGTTGCATCAGAGCCTAACAAAAGATGCTTAAGAAAGCAAGGAATTAGACATCAATTGTGGTTCATGGGGTCATGGAAGAAATGTAGCACATGAAAAAATAACACATAGGCCATCTCTAGTGTCTGTTCTTTAGCACTTGTACCCCATGAACATCCATTAATGCTAATGTTTATGACTAAATAGAACTATAAGTCAATTACAGATCCTGTTAGCGTTAATTCACAGTCAATCTATATATTTGTCTGCAGAACCGCTAGGGAATTGCTATacaatagatttttcttttaagtgaatggattttttttaaagtacaaatgcTCGCGAGCTCTGCTATTTTGTCTCCTTGAGTTATTATAGGAATACGCTCAGTAATCCACAAATTAGTCTTGTCTGGTACTAGTACGATGGCAGCTGGTGAAATGTCTAAGCCTTTCTATTCATGTCCTGTTGCCATGTGGGAGTATTATGGCAATGGTCAGTAGAATATAAAACTTCTATATGATCCCTTGGTGAGGACTTGCTGCATATAAAACAGCTTGCTGCAATGGGGAAATCTAGCACACAAATGGCACAGAGGGCAAATGGATGGTAATCCTTTGGATCCAGATCAGGATCATGTGGATTTACACCCTCGGGTCTAGATGCAACCTGCCCAACTTAGCCTGGCTTTGGACATGAACAAATGTATCCTGATTCTCAGAAAAGCTCAGAAAAGGTTAACATAAGGCTTTGACCTACTTCATGTCCAGACAGGTCATGCATTTGTGCAATGTATGGCTTCCAGGTTTACTGTGACCTCATCTACACCAGCAAGCTCAGTGTCTCCAGCGTTTGTTCCCTGACCAGGCATCTCTGCcttgcctgtgctgctgctccttcctgaTCTCTAAACTGGGGTGCCAGGATCCAAGTgatcctgccccatccctgggaacattccaggtcaggttggatggggctctgatcaacctgatctagttgaaggtgtccctgctcatggtagGGGGTTTGGTCtggatgacctttgaaggtcccttccaacccaaatcattctatgattctatgtttctatgattctatgattctcttgcaGGTGGCTCCTGACCCATGCAAAAATTTGAGCTATGTCTGGAAATCATCCAGGAGACAGCTGGTTGGCATAGACACGCCCAGGGCTGCTCTACTTCCTTGACAGTGCTGACTTTGTAAAGGATTTAGGTATTTTGAAATCTGGCCTCACTCTCATTTGACACAAACCCCATAATCTCTATAAACAAGAATAGCTCAATAGATTGCACTGTCTATAGTCTGCCTCGCTATCTGCCCAGGGCAGATGAATTGGGTGTCCAGTGGTCCATGCTGCAGAACATCAGGTTCAGACCTGGTCTTCCAGTGCATTACCAGGCAGCCTACTGTGGGCAAGCCACCACATTTCTGAACCAGCCTAGCAAGGCCAAAATGTGCCCTACCTGACTTCAATCAGTGCTTCCATCAGCAAAATGCTTCCCCTCCAGCAAATTAGCAAattctgatcatagaatcacagaatggtttgggttggaagggaccttaaagatcatctcgttccaaccaccctgccatgggcagggacacctcccactagaccaggttgctcaaagccccatccagcctggtcctgagaAGTCGTGTCACCTGTTTCACTCCTGAGGAGCTCCACTAGCCTAGGGTATGGTTTTGTCTTGCTTCGTAATTTCAGTTTGCAAGATGTTTCTGCCTGGTCAAACTTCGACTAAAAGTGGGCAGTTGCTGGGTTATGAGCATTATCACACAAGCAATCACTGTGTACTTCCACTGCTTGGAAAGCTCGCATTTCCAGTTCATTTCTCAGACGGCTCCAACATTATTGAAGATCAAAATAGCACCCTCATCAGCTTTCTGAATACAGGAGATTCATTCTGCTGGGTACAAGTGCTCTTTGCTGTTTCACCAGCATAATTCAGCCGCAGAACTTCAGGCTGGGCTGGGAAGTGCATTCTTTAATCATGTTAATGTTATCCTGtggcagttttctttttaaaatttttgattgAATTTAATGGAGGTGAAAGTCTCTAGATGAATGCTTTCAGAGACAGGTGCTCCCTGGCTAATCAAAAAAATGATTCTGCAAAGCAAAGCTTCCCCTCCGCTGCCCGGCCACGGGCCCAGATGGCAATAGCTTTGCAgcccactgtccctgtccccactgccATTGCCTAAAGAGCAGAGGATCTCTCTCTGCCCTGGGTGTGGGTTTAGTGCCCTCAATGAATGGTTCCTGCAGGATGAAGCTGGGCATACgtttgtctgtccatctgtccccctGCAAACACACGCACGTGTCCAAGAAAACCCTTGCCCAGTGGAGGATGGAGACCTTAGTCCTAAAGCAGAGGCTGAAGGGAGTGCTCAGTCCTTGCCAGGCACTCAGAGGAGGGAGTTGGAGGTTGGATGCTGTGAAAGCAAAGGTGATTTTTGTCTTTCAGACTTTGTTTGACATAAGGAGAGTTCCAactggggttggaactggatggtctttaaggtcccttccaacccaaaccattctatgattctaggacaGCAGCCCCGCAGGTGGAGTGTGTTCTGAGGGCACAAATTCTCGGTGGGGCTTTCCCACACTTGGGTGTTTGTGTCAGCTCTCTCCCCTTAGCAGTCCTTCATATCAAATACTGTTTGAACTCCACTATTTAGCTTCAAAAGTCATCATGCCATATCACTAACTCATTGCAATAAGACGTAACTCGTTCTGGAACCCACAGACAAACTTGCCATCTTATCAAAGGACAGTCGCATCAGAGCCAAGACCTTACCTGGGAAAGGTTTATAATATTCAAATTAAAAACTCCTGGACTCAATTTCCCACCCAGTTCTTTTGCTTTGACCCTCCTGGACAATCTTTCCCATCTCTTTTCAGTATTTAACCTGGTGATAGAGCAGCCCAGGGCTGAGGGgacagcaggcaggaggaggacacAGCCCATGCTGTGCTGAGCCCTCTCCGCAGGGGCATAAGACCTCCCCTCCCATCAATCTCCCACGGCTTGGCCAACGCAGACACTGGTTTTTTAAAACGCTATGAGATAACAGGCCAAATTCCTGTGCCCAGAGCCATCCAAAACTGTCTCTCATCCAAGGGGACTTGTTGGAAAccacccttttccctttccctcctttcagCTCATGGTTTCCCTTGCAGAGCTCCCATTTCTCTCGCTGCAGGGAGGGAatcagggcaggggggagagcaTGAGGAGAGACTCATCTGCTCAGCAAGGTGTTTCATTTCCAGCACCACCACTGCTTTCTGACCCCAAGAGTCCTGCACCCCCATTGCTCATGTCAATATGCCTTTACAGGTAGTTCGTTGGCCCCTGGGCATCCTGCCCTGGCCTCCTGCAGAGAAGCTTTAGCAACCCCAGGAAGCTGTGGGAAGGATCGATATCCATTCCTGAAGCGAAGGGGCTTCTCTTCCAATGTCTCTGTGACCCTGCAGGCAGCGTGGCCATCCAGGAGCCTTTTTACTTTACCTCAcagtcttctctttctcctttctccatcttAGCACACAGCACGTTCTCCACCAGCTCGGGGATCTGCTCCAAGCACTGCTCCCTGCTGATGAGCTTCATCCGCACCTTCTGCAGCACGTGGGATGCTGGCACCACCACCGATAACCAGCAAGTGAGAAGAGAACAATTAACAAACCCTGCAGAACAGCACAGACTTCTAAGGGTGAAACTACAGCTGGAGACTAGCCCTTGGGACTGCTCTTGGCTGGATTTGTGAGGCATCTTAGGGCAAGAGGGTCAGGGCACAACCATATGGTCTTGGGACCACGGGCGTTTACAGGGGCTGTCCAAATGTTAGCAGAGATGAGTTTGTGCTCCTGACTTTATGCCAGACCAGGAGGTGGTAGGTAGGTAGAGAAGGGGGAGGTGTTAATGGGTAAAACTGAAATCCTGGGGAGTGGAGGCTTGCTAAATAGGATTCTAAAAATGACTTATTTTTGTAGATGAAGTCTGGGATGCGGTACAGTTGGAAGACCCCCAAAGGGATGGCTTATCCTACTGGTCTTGGTGATGACCTGAGATGAGCTGCACTGCACACCTTGGGTTTCTCACTCACATTTCTGAGGAACTCAGTTTGAGGGAGCCTTCATGGGGTCCTGTGGAAGCTCTGTGAAGGTTAGTCCACTGAGCTTTCTCCCGAACAGATGATCTTGTTATCCCCATGCTTTCCCGGGAGTCTATGAGGCCATGCCTCACCCAGGGTACCAGCTTTATCTTTCACAATGTGGGTCTCTACGCAATGAAAATAACTGCTTTATTCTTCCCTTGAGATGGGAAAACAGAAATTGCAGCAGACACCAGCAAGTGACAAAAAGACCGAAAATACACAGGGCTACCTGGAAACCCCACTCATTTCACCCACGTTTCTCTTTAAAGTGAACCTGAGACTGAAGGATAAAACTGACTGTTGGGAGATgttgctgctggggaggagacCTACAGATTTTCAGAAGTTCATTCCTTCTTTCATAGTTCACTGAGCTAAATCCTCCCAGCACCTTTGGGAAGGTGAGACTCAAAGGTAAGATCTAAAAGACAGAAAGTTGTCAAGTCCCTTTCCCAGCTAAGATAGGGTTGGGTTGCTCCATGGAAGTTCCCACAGATTAAAATGCTCTGATGTAGGCATCTCCAAGGAGGTGGCTCCGCTCATTGAGGTCTAATTGACTGCAGTTGAAGAGGAGTCAGGCTAGTGCCACCTGAGGTGCCAGTTGAGAGATGTCCACCTCCATAAGGCTGGTAGAGATGAGAAATGATTCGTTATTCCCCACTGAGGAGCGATGCCTCATACATATGCTATGGCCCATGTCACACCATTGCACATCCCTCACTCCAAACTCAGTTTCTCCTGGTTTTCTTCTGAAACACCTCTGATTTTCTTTGAGGTGAAAACATTGTCTCCCTGTACTCAgaactggtgagaccccacctggaatgccGTGCcctgttttgggcccctcactacaagaatgacattggggtgctggagcgtgtccagagaaccctggtgaggggtttggagcacaagtcttatgaggagaggctgagggagctgggggtgttcagcctggagaaaaggaggctgaggggagaccttctcactctctacaactccctgaaaggagggtgtagccgggggggtcggtctcttctcccaaggaacaggcgatgagacaagaggaaatggcctcaagttgtgccaggggaggtttaggatgaatattaggaaaaatttcttcacagaaagggttgtcaacccttggaagaggctgcccagggaagtggtggagtcaccatccctggaggtatttaaaagccgggcagacgtggtgctgagggacatgggttagtggtgtttattgtcagtgttgggttgatggttggactcaatgatctgaaaggtcccttccaacctggacaattctatggttctgtgtGATCACCTAGACATCAGGGGTCTGTGCCAGGGCTGAACACATTGACCTCATGGAGGGTGCAAACTGGAGAGAAGAAGTGATGTCAACTGAGCCCACACTGCGGCATGAGACCCATCTCCAGAGCCACGCCATGTGCTTTGCAAAGAGACCAGCTAAAGAGAAATCCTGCCAAGCTGCAGAGCGACTGCAGCAGTCTCCCGCTTTTCTGTTTCTAAGAGCACGTTACCTTGGTGAAATGGGAGTTTCACAACTATAACACAGTGTTGGGTTGTGTATTACCATTACATGAGGCAAATAAAGCCTAAGAAGGGAAACGCAGAgcttcagagagaaaacagtagCCCTTTGGAGCAGAATAGCAAGGATTAAATGGGACATTCACTCACTACATCCTCGGAGGCACTGTCAAAGCCCTGAAGCACCACCCTGCCCCCTCCATCCCAATAACCTCTTTCCAATAATGAAATAGCTCATTAGCCATTAGTGACATTTGTTCAGGATAGACATTTTGGGTCACAATCAGAGCTGGAGCTACTTTCATTAGGACTTAAACCAGAGCAATTAGCAACAGCAATCTGCTGTTCTAAATGAGGGAAGAAGAGAGGTAACCAGTACCATCAAATCAAACTGGTTCATGGAGGCATTAAGCCAAAGACAATCCTAGACCTTAATTTCCCTTATTTCAGACCACTTTCAACCCAGCCTAACTTGCCCACCAGGGTGGAGCTTGTCTTGCTTtggatgccaaaaaaaaaatgcatccacAGTAAGGTTGAGTTCCTGCAGAGTGAAGGTGGCTCTGAGGTTCCAGCTTGACCACACGTGCTCAGAGTACCAGGGACCTTGCTCTGGGGGTCAGTAGGTAACGGGTTCTTGCACTGAACAGAGAACTGGTGGATGTTCAGAGGCTGTGAAGGTGTGGATGTGTTTACCAGGGAGGTAGGGAGTGGAAGTCAGTGTGGGTAACCTCTCGTGGGACAGAACATCTACTTTAAGTGGAGAAAAACCAGCCTCCATCAGCAAATACATCTCCCAACAGCATCTCACCTCCACTTGTGGATCCCCACCCAGCAACCCAGCACTGCTGCCACGTGTCGATGTCGTGTATGAAGGGCAAGCAGACGGGGACTTTCTCACTGCTGAACTCGATGGGAGAGCTCAGCAGGATCAGAGCGATGTCATTTTCCATGCTCATCCCGTCAAAGTTTTCGTGGAGGATCAAGTTTTCCGGTTTATGTTCTTCCAGCGGGCGGCTGAGGTCGGTCCCCCCCACCACAACAGTGAGGTCTGGTGGCcttagaaacaaaacagaagcagtGCAGACATAAGCAAACCCGAAGGCTTTGTGGTATAAAGGCTGGTGCCTCCTCCCCAGGAGCAGGGTAGGGCGATGCTCAGCAAATTGCAGGGGCAGGTTGGTTATAAATATCGTAGAAATACACCCTCGCTTCTAGGCAAAGCTAATTTTCAGGGGAGAGAGGTGCAGAGGTAGGATGCGAAGGCAACCAAGTTATTAATAGCCCAGTGGCTAATGAACAGATGGAGTGGGTGGGATGGTCGGGATCGCTGtgccctgggctggcagctccggaccccgctgcccccagccagctgtgctgcaggTTGTGGTGACGCAGGTCATTTGTCACACAGGGTGGCCCCCCCAGCTCTCCGACCTGCCACAttttgaggggagggagggggtgggttGCAGAGGGCTGGACTCTGCCCCTGGGCATTGATTTATCCAGAAACTGCTGTTTTAAAATCAGGCTCTCCCTGAGGTAAAGGTGTTTGCTGTATGAAAGCCAAGGTAATTTGGGGGTTAGAACAAGCTGGAATGGAACACACCTCTTTTTAGATGTAGAGGAAATGCTCGGGGCCACCAGAACAGCATCACGGGCATTTATACAAGGCTGCTCAGTCCATCCTTCAAAATATTCTCCTTAGGCATCTCCTGTTTATGCAGATTTCTGCACATTTCTGTTGTAGCACTACCTCTGATCAAAAATAGGCTCATTTTCCCCAAAGGAAGTGATGCCTGTGTTCAGGGCTCTCTTTCTGGCTCAGTCACCTACATGTTGCACTTGACACCAAGTACATACACATCCCGCACCCACGAGGTGGGACGTTATGAACCCCTTGTGCCTGGGCTGCCCCGCTTCCCCCCCGAGTACTCACACCTCTTCTGCAAAGCAATGGGCTGCAGTCAAAATCCACAACGCGCTGATGATGGTGCCTCCGCAGATGTGTTTCCCGTGGCTCTGGATGCTCACGTGCCACGGGAACTCCCCGGCCTTGGCGTATCTCCCTGCTGTGATCTTCTTGCCAGTCTCCAGGAAGGACTCATAAGATGGTCGGAGGCCACACTCTGGGTACAAAATGAGACACGTTGCTCACGTGCTGCCTGTGCCACTAACCTAGAGGGGCAGGACACCAGCTAAAGCACTGCTCTGTAATTGTCTGTGCTACTTGATCTCTACCAAAGCCCCTTGGCATCGCCATAGCCTGCTCAAACCTGCCCAGCAACGTCCAGGCAGTTTTGGGGGCTAGCAGGTTCATACATCAtctcccatgggcaggcaggatAAAATCATTGTTTAGGGTGTATGAGCGGAAGAGCTCAGCACCAGGCTGTAGGACACGCCATACGTACACGGCATCAGGTACAAGGAATAAGCCTATTTCATTTACCCGTACGTGTATATCCTGTAGGACCACTAGCAGTTCTGCTCTGTTGGGCATTTCTGGATgtaaaaaattgagaaaaaaagccTGCATGGACGCTGCCAATCAGAGATGttaaacaaaagaagagaaggagcagCATTTCAATCCCAGTCTTGGACCCACACTCTTCGACAACATTCAGAGCGGTGACCCTTCTGCAGACACTTCAGGACATCTTCCCCAAGCCATGTTCTCACCAGAGAT
Proteins encoded in this window:
- the LOC141468784 gene encoding LOW QUALITY PROTEIN: serine protease 55-like (The sequence of the model RefSeq protein was modified relative to this genomic sequence to represent the inferred CDS: deleted 2 bases in 1 codon); translation: MLSKSVGPTGIEMLLLLFFCLTSLIGSVHAECGLRPSYESFLETGKKITAGRYAKAGEFPWHVSIQSHGKHICGGTIISALWILTAAHCFAEEVPPDLTVVVGGTDLSRPLEEHKPENLILHENFDGMSMENDIALILLSSPIEFSSEKVPVCLPFIHDIDTWQQCWVAGWGSTSGSVVVPASHVLQKVRMKLISREQCLEQIPELVENVLCAKMEKGEREDCEVDSGGPLVCSYWNTMKWFQVAIVSWGEDCAEKPNHEILVSVYSYRDWIETETAKRGKPFFVEGIDISANARMAPSRVVPSRAETQLVFLEYSLLLFIFLIAFRVL